From a region of the Apibacter sp. B3706 genome:
- the tcmP gene encoding three-Cys-motif partner protein TcmP, translating into MSNKNHFSETFDDGTKAKLEIFRNYFNEWLPVFISSEKNNYWKNIFIYDFFSGEGMDCDNNYGSPLIILDVLNRSDNVLKTSVKINVILNDMKKKRYNILEKNVSNFKYDKEKIKVRIFNKSFKDLFLELYPKMIKNKELPRLMFLDQFGIKEITEDIFKKLVSFKRTDFIFFISSSFINRFSGQNEFQNYIKITKKEFEKSKPFHCHKVVFEYYKSLIDTDYMLAPFSIKKGKNIYGLIFGSNHSYGIEKFLKVAWKINPNTGDANFNIDEEKIIDGQFSMFEEDNTIKKLGLLEKEIKKEIFVNKEKSLHRIYLKTLEFGCLPKHCNEILRKLVKENKIEPVKTVREKIHKLINKPIEIKKKIK; encoded by the coding sequence ATGTCTAATAAAAATCATTTTTCAGAAACCTTTGATGATGGAACTAAGGCAAAATTAGAAATCTTTCGCAATTATTTTAATGAATGGCTACCTGTATTCATTTCGTCAGAAAAAAATAATTATTGGAAAAATATTTTTATATATGATTTTTTTTCGGGTGAAGGAATGGATTGTGATAATAACTATGGGAGCCCTTTAATAATTTTAGATGTATTGAATCGATCTGATAATGTACTTAAAACATCTGTCAAAATAAATGTTATTCTAAATGATATGAAAAAGAAAAGATATAACATTTTAGAGAAAAATGTTAGTAACTTTAAATATGATAAAGAAAAAATAAAGGTTAGAATATTTAATAAATCGTTTAAGGATTTATTTTTAGAATTATATCCAAAAATGATTAAAAATAAAGAATTGCCTAGATTAATGTTTTTAGACCAGTTTGGGATTAAGGAAATTACTGAAGATATATTTAAAAAATTAGTAAGCTTTAAAAGAACTGATTTTATATTTTTTATTTCATCATCATTTATTAATAGGTTTAGTGGTCAAAATGAATTTCAAAATTACATTAAAATTACAAAGAAGGAATTTGAAAAATCTAAACCTTTCCATTGTCATAAGGTAGTTTTTGAATATTATAAATCTTTAATTGACACAGATTATATGTTAGCTCCTTTTTCAATAAAAAAAGGAAAAAATATTTATGGATTAATTTTTGGTTCTAACCATTCATATGGCATTGAAAAATTTTTAAAGGTCGCATGGAAGATTAATCCTAATACTGGAGATGCTAATTTTAATATAGACGAAGAAAAAATAATAGATGGACAATTTTCAATGTTTGAGGAAGATAATACAATAAAAAAATTAGGATTATTAGAAAAAGAAATAAAAAAAGAAATTTTTGTTAATAAAGAAAAATCATTACATAGAATATATTTAAAAACTTTAGAATTTGGCTGTCTGCCTAAACATTGTAATGAAATATTAAGAAAACTAGTAAAAGAAAATAAAATTGAACCAGTTAAGACTGTTAGAGAAAAAATACATAAATTAATTAATAAACCGATAGAAATCAAAAAAAAAATAAAGTGA
- a CDS encoding DUF5131 family protein produces MKRSKIEWTDATWNPSTGCNKITAGCKFCYAEVMAKRLQAMGTPGYEDGFKFTLMPERLEVPKNIKKPTKFFVNSMSDLFHEKMTIEFLDKVFKVIDETPQHQYQILTKREKRLEEYFKDKKVPDNVWLGVTVEYAKTKHRIDVLRKIDAKIRFLSIEPLIGAMGDLDLTGIHWVIVGGESGVKARPMKPMWAIDIQNQCDNQNVAFFFKQWGTWGEDGIRRSKKANGRILLGKEWNEEPEYEIKDFDILKNKLI; encoded by the coding sequence GTGAAGCGGTCAAAAATAGAATGGACAGATGCCACTTGGAATCCTTCAACGGGATGTAATAAAATAACAGCAGGTTGTAAATTCTGCTATGCTGAAGTAATGGCAAAAAGGTTACAAGCTATGGGAACACCAGGTTATGAAGATGGTTTTAAATTTACATTAATGCCTGAAAGGCTGGAAGTACCCAAAAATATAAAAAAGCCCACTAAATTTTTTGTAAATTCTATGAGTGATTTATTTCATGAAAAAATGACCATAGAATTTTTGGATAAAGTTTTTAAAGTAATTGACGAAACGCCTCAACATCAATATCAGATTCTAACTAAAAGAGAAAAGAGATTAGAGGAATATTTTAAGGATAAAAAAGTCCCTGATAATGTTTGGCTTGGAGTTACAGTTGAATACGCTAAGACTAAACATAGAATAGATGTTCTAAGAAAAATTGATGCAAAAATTAGATTTTTATCAATAGAACCATTGATTGGGGCGATGGGAGATTTAGATTTGACTGGAATTCATTGGGTTATTGTTGGAGGAGAAAGTGGGGTAAAAGCTAGACCCATGAAGCCTATGTGGGCTATAGATATTCAGAATCAATGTGATAATCAAAATGTTGCTTTCTTTTTTAAACAATGGGGTACTTGGGGGGAAGATGGAATAAGAAGAAGTAAAAAAGCTAATGGTAGAATTTTACTAGGAAAAGAGTGGAATGAAGAGCCTGAATATGAAATTAAAGATTTTGATATACTAAAAAATAAATTAATATAA
- a CDS encoding OmpA family protein, with translation MNKNLYKSLVNFLGALTIVCTITSCECDRDKKEELIKQQAEKEKLEKEQSVEVDKIGTVIQGTLDPATGNFIYETGDIFTIKLPNGEEIFEIGNNSTEAKLFNYLKDSTLNISEDKTKGWITLDRVYFDTGKTTLTTESGKQIKNLAQILKAFPKAKVKIGGYTDTTGSEETNKKVSEDRAKIVQEELIKSGVQKERISSEGYGLQHPVCEANDTPECRAQNRRVDIRVLEK, from the coding sequence ATGAATAAAAATTTATATAAATCCCTGGTAAACTTTTTAGGAGCTTTAACAATTGTTTGTACTATAACAAGTTGTGAATGTGATAGAGATAAAAAAGAAGAACTAATAAAACAACAGGCAGAAAAAGAAAAATTAGAAAAAGAACAATCGGTTGAAGTGGATAAAATTGGTACAGTCATTCAAGGTACTTTAGATCCTGCAACAGGAAATTTTATATATGAAACCGGGGATATATTTACCATAAAACTTCCGAACGGAGAAGAAATTTTCGAAATAGGAAACAATTCAACCGAGGCTAAATTGTTTAATTATCTAAAAGATTCAACTCTAAATATAAGTGAAGACAAAACCAAAGGCTGGATTACATTAGATCGAGTATATTTTGATACAGGTAAAACCACTTTAACTACAGAATCAGGAAAACAAATAAAAAATTTAGCACAAATTTTAAAAGCATTTCCTAAAGCTAAAGTTAAAATTGGAGGATATACTGATACTACCGGATCAGAAGAAACTAATAAAAAAGTTTCAGAAGATAGAGCAAAAATCGTTCAAGAAGAATTAATCAAATCAGGAGTACAAAAAGAAAGAATATCATCTGAAGGATATGGATTACAGCATCCGGTTTGTGAAGCTAATGATACACCTGAATGTAGGGCACAAAACAGAAGAGTAGATATACGCGTACTTGAAAAATAG
- a CDS encoding helix-turn-helix domain-containing protein, with protein MENPSTAINIEQKLAFDLANYTNKNIFITGKAGTGKTTFLKELKNSTRKNTIIVAPTGVAAINAGGVTIHSLFGFPLTSFIPVNDGWIDRNIAITKLELHQHFRYNKDKRKLFSEVELLIIDEVSMLRADILDAINWSLQYTRNNAAPFGGVQILMIGDMYQLPPVIKEEQWNLLKNYYKSLFFFDALVLQNNPPVCIEFKKVYRQDDPVFINLLNAIRYQDFDSIDFELLHEKYDPDFIPKESGYITLTTHNSIATSINENELRKLNKPIKFFEAIVDGVFPETSYPTDMELVLKEGTQIMFIRNDSSGNRRYFNGKIGIIEKIEDFEIYVRFENQKESFLLEHEVWKNIKYTVDPETGKITEEVLGSFSQFPIRLAWAVTIHKSQGLTFDKVIVDAGKSFASGQVYVALSRCRTLEGIILKSIIRNHNIIQDSKINEFQNQMWNVHELENTLNEEKYNFGLETLFKSLSVLSLTHRIQDWRKMTIEKSIPEKQQVLDLITSIDECLHSLLLINQKFQRNILSRFNSSTITNKEEIWRTIEMRAKDAVEYFADELFLRVWKPLQTHYLDYKNKSRISQYLKFICEFENDIKIKTKYILSTNLIDQRITYKEYVFTSDSETFSKANKKEDTVDLTLQLLQEGKNLTEVAKVRNLTVSTISNHVAKLISKNKVSAYDFISEEKYVLIEKKLAELNTKELKLIKESLGDDVSYDEIKFVRSDLGI; from the coding sequence ATGGAAAACCCATCCACTGCAATCAATATTGAACAGAAATTAGCTTTTGATTTAGCCAACTATACTAACAAAAACATTTTTATAACCGGAAAGGCGGGTACGGGTAAAACCACTTTTTTAAAGGAATTGAAAAATTCTACTAGAAAAAACACTATTATCGTTGCTCCCACGGGAGTAGCAGCTATTAATGCGGGAGGGGTTACTATACATTCTTTATTCGGGTTTCCTCTTACAAGTTTTATTCCTGTTAATGACGGATGGATTGATCGGAATATTGCTATCACTAAATTAGAACTTCATCAACATTTTAGGTATAATAAGGATAAGAGAAAACTATTTTCGGAGGTTGAATTATTAATTATCGATGAAGTTTCCATGTTACGTGCGGATATTCTTGATGCTATTAACTGGTCTTTGCAATACACAAGAAATAATGCTGCTCCTTTTGGAGGTGTACAAATACTTATGATTGGAGACATGTATCAATTACCTCCTGTAATAAAAGAAGAACAATGGAATCTTTTAAAGAATTATTATAAAAGCCTTTTTTTCTTTGATGCATTAGTTTTGCAAAATAATCCTCCGGTATGTATTGAATTCAAAAAAGTATACAGGCAAGATGATCCTGTTTTTATAAATTTATTGAATGCTATTCGATACCAGGATTTTGATTCTATTGATTTTGAATTACTTCATGAAAAATATGATCCTGATTTTATTCCGAAGGAATCAGGTTATATAACTTTGACAACTCATAATTCTATTGCTACTTCCATTAATGAGAATGAATTAAGAAAACTCAATAAACCTATTAAGTTTTTTGAGGCTATTGTAGATGGTGTATTTCCTGAAACCTCATATCCCACTGATATGGAATTGGTATTAAAAGAGGGCACTCAAATCATGTTCATTCGAAATGACAGCTCCGGCAACAGAAGGTATTTCAACGGAAAAATCGGTATTATTGAAAAAATTGAGGATTTTGAAATTTATGTTCGATTTGAAAATCAAAAAGAATCCTTTTTATTGGAACATGAAGTTTGGAAAAATATAAAATATACTGTTGATCCTGAAACGGGCAAGATTACGGAAGAAGTTTTGGGATCATTTTCTCAATTTCCCATTCGACTTGCTTGGGCTGTAACCATCCATAAAAGTCAAGGGCTAACTTTTGATAAAGTAATTGTTGATGCAGGAAAATCTTTTGCTTCCGGCCAGGTTTATGTTGCCTTAAGCAGGTGCCGAACTTTGGAAGGAATTATTTTAAAATCTATTATAAGAAATCATAATATTATTCAAGATTCTAAGATAAATGAATTTCAAAATCAAATGTGGAATGTGCATGAGTTAGAAAATACTCTTAATGAAGAGAAGTATAATTTTGGACTTGAAACTCTTTTTAAATCTTTATCGGTTCTCTCTTTAACTCATAGGATTCAGGATTGGCGCAAAATGACTATTGAAAAATCTATTCCTGAAAAACAACAGGTTTTGGATTTAATTACTTCTATTGATGAGTGCTTACATTCTCTTTTGTTAATCAATCAAAAATTTCAACGAAATATTCTTTCTCGTTTTAATTCATCAACTATTACCAATAAGGAGGAAATATGGCGAACTATCGAAATGAGAGCTAAAGACGCTGTTGAATATTTTGCTGATGAGCTTTTTCTTAGAGTTTGGAAACCTTTGCAAACTCATTATCTTGATTATAAAAATAAATCAAGAATTTCTCAATATTTAAAATTCATTTGTGAATTTGAAAATGATATCAAAATTAAAACAAAATATATACTTTCCACGAATCTTATTGATCAACGAATTACATATAAAGAATATGTTTTTACTTCTGATTCCGAAACTTTTTCAAAAGCCAATAAAAAAGAAGACACGGTTGATTTAACTTTACAGCTTTTGCAAGAAGGAAAAAATCTTACAGAGGTAGCCAAAGTTAGAAATTTGACGGTTTCTACCATTAGCAATCATGTAGCTAAATTGATTTCTAAAAATAAAGTATCTGCATATGATTTCATCTCTGAGGAAAAGTATGTTTTGATTGAAAAAAAATTAGCTGAGTTAAATACTAAAGAATTAAAACTTATTAAGGAATCATTGGGAGATGACGTTTCTTACGACGAAATTAAATTTGTACGAAGCGACTTAGGGATATAA
- a CDS encoding hydroxymethylglutaryl-CoA reductase, degradative, with protein MKSKIIEGFSKLNKEQKINWLNQQYGGGSGDLKNILEQYWNHNADLQKLHDEFTENTISNFYLPYGIAPNFLINDEIYALPMAIEESSVVAAASKSAKFWLDKGGFKTKLLGNTKLGHIHFIYKGEGSKLLQWFNTHLKEELIKQSKDLTKNMQMRGGGIMNIELIDKSKELENYYQIKGSFNTQDSMGANFINSCLEQFSKTFKTEFQKSNIFNKEEKNSLQIIMSILSNYTPDCMARAEVSCKIKDLKDDSGMPPEEFAWKFKQAVEIAEVEPYRAATHNKGIMNGVDSVVIATGNDFRAVEACAHTFASHKGKYTSLTHCEIKNDQFRFWLDLPISLGIVGGLTKLHPLVIASLQILNNPSAEKLMQIVAVAGLAQNFAAIRSLITTGIQKGHMKMHLTNIINQLGATEKEKKEILNIFKEKTISHHLVAAELEKLRKEQ; from the coding sequence ATGAAAAGTAAAATTATTGAAGGGTTTTCAAAACTAAACAAAGAACAAAAAATTAACTGGCTAAACCAACAATACGGAGGAGGTTCAGGAGATTTAAAAAATATATTAGAACAGTATTGGAATCATAACGCTGATTTGCAAAAACTACATGACGAATTTACAGAAAACACTATAAGCAATTTTTACCTTCCCTATGGTATAGCTCCCAATTTTTTAATAAATGATGAAATATATGCCTTGCCCATGGCTATAGAAGAAAGCTCAGTAGTAGCGGCTGCTTCCAAATCGGCTAAATTTTGGCTAGATAAAGGAGGTTTTAAAACGAAACTTTTAGGAAACACTAAATTAGGACATATACACTTCATATATAAAGGAGAAGGGAGTAAATTATTACAATGGTTTAACACCCATTTAAAAGAAGAACTCATTAAACAATCGAAGGATCTTACTAAGAATATGCAAATGAGAGGAGGAGGAATTATGAATATAGAGTTAATAGATAAATCGAAAGAGCTTGAAAACTACTATCAGATAAAAGGTTCTTTTAATACACAAGATAGTATGGGAGCAAACTTTATAAATTCATGCCTCGAACAATTTTCAAAAACATTTAAAACAGAATTTCAAAAATCCAATATATTTAATAAAGAAGAAAAGAACAGCTTGCAGATTATTATGTCTATACTTTCCAATTATACACCCGATTGTATGGCGAGAGCGGAAGTAAGCTGTAAAATAAAAGACTTAAAGGACGACAGCGGAATGCCTCCGGAGGAATTTGCCTGGAAGTTTAAACAAGCAGTTGAAATAGCAGAAGTAGAACCTTATAGAGCAGCTACTCACAATAAAGGAATTATGAATGGAGTTGATTCTGTAGTAATAGCCACAGGAAATGATTTTAGAGCAGTTGAGGCATGTGCACATACCTTTGCCTCACATAAAGGAAAATACACCAGTTTAACTCATTGTGAAATTAAAAACGATCAATTTCGTTTTTGGCTTGATCTGCCTATATCCTTAGGAATAGTTGGAGGCTTAACGAAGCTTCATCCATTAGTGATAGCATCCTTACAAATATTAAATAATCCCTCAGCAGAAAAACTTATGCAAATTGTAGCAGTTGCTGGACTGGCTCAAAATTTTGCTGCAATACGATCATTAATTACAACAGGAATTCAAAAAGGACATATGAAAATGCATCTTACCAATATAATAAATCAATTAGGAGCAACGGAAAAAGAAAAGAAGGAGATACTCAATATATTTAAAGAAAAAACAATATCACATCATTTAGTGGCTGCAGAACTGGAAAAACTCCGTAAAGAACAATAA